Proteins encoded in a region of the Scyliorhinus canicula chromosome 2, sScyCan1.1, whole genome shotgun sequence genome:
- the tmem177 gene encoding transmembrane protein 177 yields the protein MASQFVRKLAVFASKHRIKLLAVSCGGLFVANAFCHVFPQRTYGKLYQAWSRGVPAQLSDKLQNTFQEVLKDVGVDSAPNYAAFSAFSFQPVSAGVPWLPAGSIVGIPANFNSSDNEGKGITNRIVMINGRDVKWDSEVGKALRESLTFSSDAQKFAIAREIIYLQSNSPIIHSLVGSACLAGTYLTGVAAKQALGLYSGPLMLRGFYNLAVAAMGLVGYFLLSDAVSHWLDYRSDRRTATISKNYAEGGIEFYDKVLARNKTFRSLLGKKGVEMYATNGNLFPKHWFRLKHAPYTSRKEMIENTLKDCWM from the coding sequence ATGGCGAGTCAGTTTGTTAGGAAACTTGCTGTATTTGCCAGCAAGCATCGAATAAAGTTGCTGGCTGTTTCCTGTGGAGGGTTGTTTGTTGCCAATGCCTTCTGCCATGTTTTCCCCCAGCGGACATACGGAAAGTTGTACCAAGCTTGGTCAAGAGGGGTCCCTGCTCAACTCTCGGACAAATTGCAGAATACTTTTCAGGAGGTGCTTAAAGATGTTGGGGTGGACTCAGCTCCAAATTACGCAGCGTTCTCTGCCTTCAGCTTTCAGCCAGTGAGTGCGGGTGTTCCTTGGCTACCAGCTGGTTCCATCGTTGGCATCCCTGCCAATTTCAATAGCTCAGATAACGAAGGGAAAGGGATAACCAATCGAATTGTCATGATCAATGGCAGAGACGTCAAGTGGGACAGTGAGGTTGGAAAAGCCCTCCGAGAATCCCTCACCTTCTCCTCTGATGCACAGAAGTTTGCCATTGCGAGAGAGATTATATATTTACAGAGCAACAGCCCCATCATTCATTCACTGGTGGGATCAGCCTGTTTGGCGGGCACGTATCTGACTGGAGTGGCAGCAAAACAAGCCCTTGGCCTTTACTCTGGCCCTTTAATGTTACGTGGCTTTTATAACCTGGCTGTAGCAGCAATGGGACTTGtgggttattttcttctttccgaTGCAGTTAGTCACTGGCTTGACTACAGATCGGACCGCCGGACAGCTACAATATCAAAGAACTATGCAGAAGGAGGTATTGAGTTTTATGATAAAGTGCTTGCACGGAATAAAACGTTTCGTTCTCTCCTGGGCAAAAAAGGAGTGGAAATGTATGCAACCAATGGAAACCTGTTCCCAAAGCATTGGTTCAGACTAAAACATGCTCCATACACCTCCAGGAAAGAGATGATTGAAAATACTCTGAAGGATTGCTGGATGTAA